Part of the Thermomicrobiales bacterium genome is shown below.
CTGCGTCACCAGCAACAGTCTGCGCTTGGATACGCGATCGGCAATGACTCCGCCGAACAGCGACAGGAAGAGGACCGGCAGCGTTTGAAACGTTGTGACAAGGCCGAGGGCGAGCGGCGAGTCGGTGATTTCGAGAACGAGCCAGGCCAGCGCGATCCGCTGCATCCAGGTGCCCATTGCCGAAACGACCTGCCCCGACCAGAACAGGCGGTAGTTGCGATTGCGGAGTGCGCGAAACGTTTGATGCAGTGCGGCGCTTGCAGACTGGCGTCGTCCGGTTCGTTTGACGCCCTCGGGAGCGTCAGGTGATGATGAGCCAGTCTTCTGCATTCGCCGCTGCTCCTCCGCTAGATGTTGTCCCTCGAAAGTATAGAGCATCAATATAACCTGTTGCAGCCTGACGCGCTACGATTGTGCGAAGTGACTGGCACTGGCAAATATCTTGCAGCGCAGGCAGCCAGAGACGTGCGATGGCGCGTCGACAGAACCAGAGAGGGCGACGTTGACCGACCAGACGACCAAAGCAAAGGCGATGAAGAAGGGCGACGATATTCGTCGCTCGACGCTGCTGACCAGCGACGATGTCTTCCTGTTCAACGAAGGCACCCACCAGCGACTCTATGAGAAGCTCGGCTCCCACCTGGTGACGGTTGATGGCGTCGACGGGGCGTACTTCGCCGTCTGGGCACCGAACGCCGAGCGCGTCAGTGTCGTCGGCGATTTCAACGGCTGGGACGCTGAGAGGACTCCGCTCCAGAGCGAGGGCGTATCCGGCATCTGGGAAGGTTTTGTCCCGGCCATCCAGCAGGGTGCTATTTACAAGTATCAGATCTGGTCACGGCACAATGGCTACGCTGTGCAGAAGGCCGACCCGTTCGCCGTGCATGCGGAAACGCCGCCGAAGACCGGCTCAATTGTCTGGGATCTCGCCTATGAGTGGGGCGATGACGTCTGGATGGCCGAGCGCGGGACACGCAACAGCGCCGACGCACCGATCTCGATCTACGAGATGCATTTCGAGTCGTGGATGCGTGTGCCGGAGGAGGGCGGCAGATCCCTCTCCTATCGTGAGATGGCACCGAAGCTGGCCGACCATATGCACACCACCGGCTTCACCCACGTTGAGCTGCTGCCGATCATGGAGCATCCATTCTCCGGCTCGTGGGGTTACCAGACGACCGGCTTCTTCGCACCGACCAGCCGCTTCGGCACGCCGCAGGATTTCAAGTACTTCGTCGACTATCTCCACCAGCGCGGCATCGGCGTCATCCTCGACTGGGTGCCGTCGCACTTCCCGACCGACGAGATCGGCCTCTACAACTTCGACGGCACGCACCTGTACGAGCACGCCGATCCACGGCAGGGCTACCACCCGGACTGGAACACGGCGATCTTCAACTATGGGCGACCCGAGGTCTGTTCGTTCCTGATGTCGAGCGCGATCTACTGGCTTGACCAGTACCACATCGACGGGCTGCGGGTTGATGCCGTCGCGTCGATGCTCTATCTCGACTACTCGCGCAAAGAGGGCGAGTGGATCCCGAACAAGTTCGGCGGGCGCGAGAACCTCGAAGCGATCGACTTCCTGCGGCGGCTGAACACGGCGGTCTACGGCGCGTTCCCGGACGTTCAGACGATCGCTGAGGAATCGACCGCCTGGCCGATGGTGTCACGTCCAATCTATGTTGGCGGTCTGGGCTTCGGCATGAAGTGGGACATGGGCTGGATGCACGACACGCTGGCCTACTTCTCGAAGGATCCGATTCACCGCCGGTTCCATCACAACTACCTGACATTCCGTGGACTGTACGCCTTCACTGAGAGCTTCGTCCTGCCGCTGTCGCACGACGAAGTTGTCCACCTGAAAGGCAGCCTGCTGGAGAAGATGCCCGGCGACGACTGGCAGAAGTTCGCCAATCTCCGGGCGCTCTACGGCTACATGTTCGCCCAGCCGGCGAAGAAGCTGCTGTTCATGGGCGCCGAGCTGGCCCAACGTTCGGAATGGAACCACGACGGCAGCCTCGACTGGCACGTGTTGGAGTCTGAAGCACACGTCGGCATTTCGCGCTGGCTGACGGCGCTGAACAATGCCTATCGCTCT
Proteins encoded:
- the glgB gene encoding 1,4-alpha-glucan branching protein GlgB, whose protein sequence is MTDQTTKAKAMKKGDDIRRSTLLTSDDVFLFNEGTHQRLYEKLGSHLVTVDGVDGAYFAVWAPNAERVSVVGDFNGWDAERTPLQSEGVSGIWEGFVPAIQQGAIYKYQIWSRHNGYAVQKADPFAVHAETPPKTGSIVWDLAYEWGDDVWMAERGTRNSADAPISIYEMHFESWMRVPEEGGRSLSYREMAPKLADHMHTTGFTHVELLPIMEHPFSGSWGYQTTGFFAPTSRFGTPQDFKYFVDYLHQRGIGVILDWVPSHFPTDEIGLYNFDGTHLYEHADPRQGYHPDWNTAIFNYGRPEVCSFLMSSAIYWLDQYHIDGLRVDAVASMLYLDYSRKEGEWIPNKFGGRENLEAIDFLRRLNTAVYGAFPDVQTIAEESTAWPMVSRPIYVGGLGFGMKWDMGWMHDTLAYFSKDPIHRRFHHNYLTFRGLYAFTESFVLPLSHDEVVHLKGSLLEKMPGDDWQKFANLRALYGYMFAQPAKKLLFMGAELAQRSEWNHDGSLDWHVLESEAHVGISRWLTALNNAYRSEPALHELDFDPVGHEWLDANDTENSVISFARHARDRRESVIVVCNFTPVPRYDYRVGVAEAGFYREILNSDAEEYWGSGQGNFGGVDATPVAWHGRDHSLTVTVPPLGVVMFKKADAS